The following are encoded in a window of Candidatus Anstonellales archaeon genomic DNA:
- a CDS encoding eL32 family ribosomal protein gives MKIMKKRQHPRFNVPNYGRKERKRIKLRWRKPRGQDNKKRRGYKNMGASPSIGYKNPSSVRGLHPCGKREALVFNPAELDTLQNVAVRIGAGVGKRKREQIRQKAKEKGLEVLN, from the coding sequence ATGAAAATTATGAAAAAGAGACAGCATCCAAGATTTAATGTTCCAAACTATGGAAGAAAAGAAAGGAAACGGATAAAATTACGTTGGAGAAAGCCACGAGGACAAGATAATAAAAAACGAAGAGGCTACAAAAATATGGGCGCGTCCCCCTCTATTGGATACAAGAACCCATCCTCAGTTCGCGGTCTTCATCCATGCGGAAAAAGGGAAGCTCTTGTTTTCAATCCAGCCGAACTTGATACCCTACAAAATGTGGCCGTAAGGATAGGCGCAGGGGTAGGAAAAAGAAAGAGAGAGCAGATAAGGCAAAAAGCAAAGGAAAAGGGGCTTGAGGTACTAAATTAA
- a CDS encoding 50S ribosomal protein L14, protein MRGIASKVTKGLTISSIVQCNDNSGAKVVMIIGAKGYKGKWAMYPKVGIGDVVTVAVKKGTPEMKKKVLKAVVVRQKMPFRRPNGMRVFFEDNAVVIIDDQGLPVGTEIKGAIAREVAERFPKVAAIAAAVV, encoded by the coding sequence ATGCGCGGTATTGCTTCAAAGGTAACGAAGGGCCTAACCATCTCTTCTATTGTTCAGTGCAACGACAATTCGGGAGCAAAGGTTGTGATGATCATTGGGGCAAAGGGCTACAAAGGAAAGTGGGCAATGTATCCTAAGGTTGGAATTGGCGACGTTGTGACGGTGGCAGTCAAAAAGGGGACTCCGGAAATGAAAAAAAAGGTTCTAAAAGCAGTGGTAGTTAGGCAGAAGATGCCATTTAGAAGGCCCAATGGAATGCGTGTGTTCTTTGAGGATAACGCAGTAGTTATAATAGATGATCAGGGACTTCCAGTAGGAACAGAAATAAAAGGGGCAATAGCTAGGGAAGTAGCTGAGCGGTTTCCAAAAGTTGCAGCAATTGCAGCTGCAGTTGTTTAG
- a CDS encoding 50S ribosomal protein L18: MSKATGPTYSLKPRRRRECKTDFSRRLALIKAGLPRLVVRKTNRAVIVQVVQSGEKGDSTIASVHSSILSRFGWYPKCNSPTAYLSGLLCARQAKKKGVESFVADFGLHTASKGSILFAAIKGAIEGGLTTKFSKGMIREDALDGSKISSYAKLLKEKSQEAFDKKFSEYIKRKIDPLSLPKIFLEVKEKILSS, from the coding sequence ATGTCAAAGGCAACAGGTCCAACCTATAGTCTCAAACCAAGGCGCAGGCGCGAGTGCAAGACTGACTTCTCTCGCAGGCTTGCTTTAATCAAAGCCGGGCTTCCGAGATTAGTTGTAAGAAAAACAAATAGGGCGGTTATAGTTCAGGTAGTTCAATCGGGAGAAAAAGGAGATTCTACCATAGCAAGCGTCCATTCATCCATCCTTTCTCGCTTTGGCTGGTATCCAAAGTGTAACTCTCCTACTGCCTATCTCTCCGGTCTCCTTTGCGCACGACAAGCCAAAAAGAAAGGAGTCGAATCATTTGTTGCAGATTTTGGGTTGCATACAGCTTCTAAAGGCTCAATCCTCTTTGCTGCCATAAAGGGAGCGATTGAGGGAGGCCTAACAACTAAATTTTCTAAGGGAATGATCAGGGAAGATGCACTTGACGGCTCGAAAATTTCTTCTTATGCAAAACTTCTCAAGGAGAAATCTCAGGAGGCCTTTGATAAAAAGTTTTCAGAATATATTAAAAGAAAGATAGACCCGCTTTCACTTCCAAAGATTTTTCTTGAAGTAAAGGAGAAGATACTATCCTCTTAA
- a CDS encoding ribonuclease P protein subunit: MITPKNISMHELIGLRVEAEGKAFGYISGVVVDETKNTFVISSQKGEKRIPKRGATFTFIVGRRKMTLDGQKIAFRPHERPKKLYGKI; encoded by the coding sequence ATGATAACTCCAAAAAATATTTCAATGCATGAACTCATCGGTCTTCGGGTAGAGGCAGAAGGCAAAGCATTCGGTTATATCTCAGGAGTTGTTGTAGATGAGACAAAAAATACCTTTGTAATAAGCTCCCAGAAAGGTGAGAAGCGCATACCCAAACGTGGAGCGACATTCACATTTATTGTCGGCAGGAGAAAAATGACACTTGATGGACAAAAAATTGCTTTTCGGCCTCATGAAAGGCCAAAGAAGCTTTATGGAAAAATTTAA
- the rpsE gene encoding 30S ribosomal protein S5 translates to MDEKNDEKDEKTQILESWEPKTEVGRLVKEGKITSIEEIYKLGKPVLETQVIELLLSDLKEETLEIKSTQRVTDCGRKAQFRTVVLVGDGKGHLGIGAGKSEEVKPAIESAINDAKRNIICVPFGSGSWEDRGEYYNSIPVRCVGKCGSVKVELQPAPRGLGQVGNRIIRTILQYAGIKDVWSRASGNTSNVYNTAMAVLYALESLNTMRGARWPQYPNPRHKRVKI, encoded by the coding sequence ATGGACGAAAAGAACGACGAAAAAGACGAGAAAACACAGATTCTTGAATCATGGGAACCGAAAACAGAGGTAGGTCGACTTGTAAAGGAGGGCAAAATAACTTCTATCGAGGAAATATATAAACTTGGCAAACCTGTATTAGAAACACAAGTCATAGAACTTCTTCTTTCGGATTTAAAAGAGGAGACCTTAGAAATAAAGAGCACACAACGTGTTACTGATTGCGGCCGTAAGGCTCAGTTTAGAACAGTTGTTCTGGTCGGTGACGGCAAGGGTCATTTGGGAATAGGCGCAGGCAAAAGTGAAGAAGTAAAACCAGCGATAGAATCTGCCATTAACGATGCAAAGCGAAACATTATCTGCGTACCATTTGGCTCAGGAAGTTGGGAAGATAGAGGTGAATACTACAATTCAATCCCAGTTCGATGTGTTGGCAAGTGCGGAAGCGTAAAGGTTGAGCTTCAACCAGCTCCCAGAGGTCTTGGTCAGGTCGGAAACCGAATAATCCGCACTATCCTCCAATATGCAGGCATAAAGGATGTTTGGTCAAGGGCCAGTGGCAATACTTCCAACGTTTATAACACAGCAATGGCAGTTTTATATGCTCTTGAAAGCCTAAACACGATGCGCGGTGCACGATGGCCTCAGTATCCCAATCCACGTCATAAAAGGGTGAAAATATGA
- a CDS encoding 30S ribosomal protein S3, which translates to MEAEKKFIEEAINKYQISKFLEKELDKAGFSRLEIRRTPLVTRIAVEVTNPGRVIGRKGKTIKDLTDTLTRDFKLENPQISVVEVKNPSLEPRIIAKKACRYIEMGKKVRAILHSLLREIMNAGALGAEIVASGKIAAKGARAKSLRVAAGYIPKAGEPVKRVDWAHVTAYPKSGAIGVLVRIVQPGTEFPDKKADSKIELPKVISAAEDVEASGSEEESDAERIIRLKREAAKEQAKLSKKEEKHIIDEDKKTKE; encoded by the coding sequence ATGGAAGCTGAGAAGAAATTTATAGAGGAAGCAATCAATAAATATCAAATCTCAAAGTTCTTGGAAAAAGAGCTTGATAAGGCAGGCTTCTCAAGATTAGAAATACGCCGCACCCCCTTAGTCACGCGCATAGCTGTTGAGGTCACAAACCCAGGTAGAGTGATAGGAAGAAAAGGAAAGACAATAAAGGACTTAACTGATACGCTTACACGAGATTTTAAGTTGGAAAATCCTCAGATTTCAGTTGTCGAGGTCAAAAATCCATCTCTTGAGCCGCGAATCATCGCAAAAAAGGCCTGCAGATATATAGAAATGGGCAAAAAAGTTCGTGCAATACTCCACTCTCTTCTCCGAGAGATAATGAATGCCGGTGCTCTTGGGGCAGAGATAGTTGCATCTGGAAAGATAGCTGCCAAAGGCGCAAGAGCAAAGTCTCTCCGAGTGGCAGCTGGCTATATCCCAAAAGCAGGAGAGCCCGTAAAGAGAGTTGATTGGGCTCATGTTACAGCTTATCCAAAATCAGGGGCAATAGGTGTCCTTGTAAGAATAGTGCAACCTGGTACTGAGTTCCCTGACAAGAAAGCAGACTCCAAAATAGAACTTCCAAAAGTCATCTCAGCCGCAGAGGACGTTGAAGCATCAGGTAGCGAGGAAGAGAGCGATGCAGAGAGAATAATTCGCTTAAAGCGGGAAGCTGCAAAGGAACAGGCAAAGCTATCAAAGAAAGAGGAGAAACATATTATTGATGAGGACAAAAAAACCAAAGAATAA
- a CDS encoding uL15m family ribosomal protein, whose product MRRKRKKSRKLLGQRTHGKGNTKNRRGSGNRGGVGSAGFFGHKFSYMLKYHPEAFSRKGFQPPRKTSIPTINLFEIENLIKKGKLSAQDGKYSFYFEGKILGEGTISYPVIVKAHAASKSAEEKIKKAGGEFQKSI is encoded by the coding sequence ATGAGAAGGAAAAGAAAAAAATCTCGCAAATTGCTTGGCCAAAGAACTCATGGTAAAGGAAACACTAAGAATAGAAGAGGAAGCGGAAATAGGGGAGGCGTAGGTAGCGCTGGCTTTTTTGGTCACAAGTTTTCATACATGCTAAAATATCATCCAGAAGCGTTTTCAAGAAAGGGCTTTCAACCACCAAGAAAGACTTCTATCCCTACTATAAATCTTTTTGAAATAGAAAATCTAATAAAAAAAGGCAAGCTTTCAGCGCAGGATGGAAAGTATTCCTTCTATTTTGAGGGAAAAATTCTCGGTGAGGGAACGATATCCTATCCAGTCATTGTCAAAGCCCATGCAGCATCCAAGTCAGCAGAGGAAAAAATAAAGAAAGCCGGCGGAGAATTTCAAAAAAGCATATAA
- a CDS encoding 30S ribosomal protein S14 produces the protein MNEKKSRRPKEYKLKGKYLRMCRFCKTARGLIRSYGLMICRRCFREVAEQIGFRKY, from the coding sequence ATGAACGAAAAAAAATCCAGAAGACCAAAAGAATACAAACTCAAAGGCAAATATCTTCGCATGTGCCGCTTTTGCAAAACAGCTCGTGGTCTTATACGAAGCTATGGGTTAATGATATGTAGACGTTGCTTTAGAGAGGTAGCTGAGCAGATAGGCTTTCGCAAATATTAA
- a CDS encoding S4 domain-containing protein, whose amino-acid sequence MGIKHYVRITAPSNIPVKMRKSAKWLCAPRPGPHKKSQSVSALVLLRDFLGVASTSKEAEFLISRGRLEVDGKKISDKKFPIGLMDIIHLPLEDKYYIVTIKSGKLSVQPLPAELASKKYCKIVKKYTIKGGQLKATTHDGRSITADKDTKVGDTAVLEIPSGKVVALLKRKEGARCLITAGKHAGLVGKMGKIIERKGSMGSEAEISYGNGSFITVLDYVFIIDENYRAE is encoded by the coding sequence ATGGGAATTAAGCACTATGTTAGAATTACCGCCCCTTCAAATATTCCTGTCAAGATGCGAAAAAGTGCAAAGTGGCTATGCGCACCAAGACCTGGACCTCACAAAAAAAGCCAGTCCGTTTCAGCTCTTGTTCTCCTTCGCGACTTTTTAGGAGTGGCATCTACTTCTAAAGAGGCAGAATTTCTCATTTCGCGCGGGCGGCTTGAAGTAGATGGAAAGAAGATATCGGATAAAAAATTTCCAATTGGATTGATGGATATCATTCACCTACCGCTTGAAGATAAATACTATATCGTCACAATAAAATCCGGAAAGCTATCAGTCCAACCGCTACCAGCCGAGCTTGCTTCCAAAAAATATTGCAAAATAGTAAAGAAATATACTATTAAAGGTGGACAATTGAAAGCGACAACACACGATGGAAGGTCAATAACAGCTGACAAAGATACAAAAGTTGGAGACACAGCAGTGTTAGAGATCCCATCTGGCAAAGTTGTTGCTCTTCTAAAAAGGAAAGAGGGTGCCCGTTGCCTTATTACTGCAGGAAAACATGCAGGCCTAGTAGGCAAAATGGGAAAAATAATCGAGAGAAAAGGCTCAATGGGCTCAGAAGCAGAAATATCTTATGGTAATGGGTCATTCATTACCGTTCTTGATTACGTTTTTATAATAGACGAAAATTATAGGGCTGAGTGA
- the rpmC gene encoding 50S ribosomal protein L29: protein MAILKAKDARQMDDATLLSRLSQVEEELLRERGQVKVGGRSSNPGRIKELRRTRARIITILYERAKQSQKSKNN, encoded by the coding sequence ATGGCAATATTAAAAGCAAAAGATGCTCGCCAAATGGACGATGCAACCCTTCTTTCGCGCCTTTCCCAAGTAGAAGAGGAGCTTTTAAGGGAACGAGGACAGGTAAAGGTTGGAGGAAGAAGTTCAAATCCAGGGAGAATAAAAGAACTTCGCAGAACAAGAGCGAGGATCATTACTATCCTTTATGAGCGTGCTAAACAGAGCCAGAAGTCAAAAAATAATTGA
- a CDS encoding adenylate kinase, whose translation MIIVMGLPGSGKSTVLSYIKNASYKRINYGDLMLDLAKKKMNITSRDELRRLPSKKQKELQALAADYLSKEKSPVLLDTHCSISTPNGYLPGLPFSVLSKLRVDHLVLIRAPPEQIIKRRQKDNTRKRDPDEKEKLEEHEKINIALLAAYSALSGAPAKIINNLDGEAEKAAKEIESIM comes from the coding sequence ATGATAATTGTCATGGGACTTCCAGGAAGTGGAAAATCAACAGTCCTTTCTTACATAAAAAATGCTTCTTATAAGCGCATCAATTATGGTGACCTGATGCTTGACCTTGCAAAGAAAAAAATGAATATAACTTCTCGCGACGAACTGAGAAGATTGCCTTCAAAAAAACAAAAAGAACTTCAAGCATTGGCTGCGGATTACCTTTCAAAAGAAAAATCCCCAGTGCTTCTTGATACCCATTGCTCAATATCGACACCAAACGGCTACCTTCCTGGCCTGCCATTTTCAGTTCTCTCAAAACTTCGCGTTGATCATCTAGTACTTATACGAGCTCCACCGGAGCAGATAATAAAAAGAAGACAGAAAGACAATACCAGAAAAAGAGATCCTGATGAGAAGGAAAAGCTAGAGGAGCATGAAAAAATTAACATAGCCCTCTTGGCAGCTTATTCTGCGCTCTCAGGCGCGCCTGCAAAAATAATAAATAATCTTGATGGAGAAGCAGAAAAGGCGGCAAAGGAAATAGAATCTATCATGTAA
- a CDS encoding 50S ribosomal protein L5, producing MDSKNPMQEVCIEKVTLNMGVGSSGEPLQNAKILLERLSGRKAISTKARTRNPTFKIKRGDEIGAKVTLRGKEAYDFLKKAFIARGNKLSSRSIDGFGNFSFGIPEYIEFPGAKYDPKIGILGFEVAVTMKRRGGVRIARRKRCRAKLPKRQHPSPQETTNFLRQSFGVSIE from the coding sequence ATGGACTCCAAAAACCCGATGCAAGAAGTGTGCATAGAAAAAGTTACGCTTAACATGGGAGTAGGCTCTAGCGGTGAGCCGCTTCAAAACGCAAAAATTCTTCTGGAGAGGTTATCAGGGAGGAAGGCCATATCTACAAAAGCTCGTACTAGGAATCCTACATTCAAAATAAAAAGAGGAGACGAAATAGGGGCAAAAGTTACATTAAGAGGCAAAGAAGCCTATGACTTTCTCAAAAAGGCATTCATAGCAAGAGGCAACAAACTGTCCTCACGATCAATAGACGGTTTTGGGAACTTTTCTTTTGGAATTCCTGAATATATCGAATTTCCGGGTGCAAAGTACGACCCAAAAATAGGAATACTTGGCTTTGAGGTAGCGGTAACAATGAAAAGGCGAGGAGGGGTTAGAATTGCAAGAAGAAAGCGTTGCCGTGCGAAGCTCCCAAAAAGACAGCATCCCTCCCCCCAGGAAACGACAAATTTCTTACGGCAGAGTTTTGGAGTAAGCATCGAATAA
- the rplF gene encoding 50S ribosomal protein L6, with product MERVVINIPQEVSPSLNGNTLTLSGKVGSITKTFDFKNLKIVLDKGAITVESESSAFLNSAIAHIKNMIKGAQEGYFKKMRVVYSHFPIALETKGDTLIIKNFLGEKKPRTCKIIGQTKISISGKEVIISGPSVEDVGQTIANIRAATKIKNRDSRIFQDGIYPVKE from the coding sequence ATGGAAAGAGTGGTTATTAACATTCCTCAAGAAGTTTCTCCAAGCCTCAATGGAAATACACTTACACTAAGCGGGAAGGTAGGAAGCATCACTAAAACTTTTGATTTTAAGAATCTCAAGATAGTTCTCGATAAAGGCGCAATCACCGTAGAGTCAGAATCAAGCGCCTTTCTCAACTCTGCAATTGCGCATATAAAAAACATGATAAAGGGGGCGCAAGAAGGGTATTTCAAAAAGATGCGTGTAGTCTACTCTCACTTCCCAATTGCTCTAGAAACAAAAGGAGACACGCTCATAATAAAGAACTTCCTTGGAGAAAAAAAACCTCGGACATGTAAAATAATTGGCCAGACAAAGATAAGCATTTCCGGTAAGGAAGTTATAATCTCCGGGCCTTCAGTAGAGGATGTAGGACAAACGATTGCAAACATCCGCGCAGCGACAAAGATAAAGAACCGAGACTCCCGTATTTTTCAAGATGGCATCTACCCTGTTAAAGAGTGA
- a CDS encoding uL30 family ribosomal protein — translation MTQDMLAVIRVRAGSPNPKTKKTLELLKLTRVNHCVLVPSTPSLRGMIAVCKDYVAYGAPSQDIITRLHEKYGNKETLFRLHPPRGGWKSIKKPYPRGALGFHKDINKILKKML, via the coding sequence ATGACACAAGATATGTTGGCAGTAATCAGAGTGCGAGCAGGAAGCCCCAATCCAAAAACAAAAAAAACTCTGGAATTACTAAAACTTACAAGAGTCAACCATTGCGTTCTTGTTCCGTCCACACCCTCATTACGCGGAATGATAGCCGTATGCAAAGACTACGTAGCATACGGCGCTCCAAGCCAGGATATAATAACAAGATTACATGAAAAGTATGGAAATAAAGAAACTCTCTTTCGTCTTCATCCTCCACGTGGCGGTTGGAAATCAATCAAAAAGCCATATCCGAGAGGGGCTCTTGGCTTTCATAAAGATATAAACAAAATTTTGAAAAAGATGTTATGA
- the secY gene encoding preprotein translocase subunit SecY, producing MSSLDFLKPIVSKLPEVRPPRYPPTIKERFAWTGIALITFFVMYNISAVGVRAGAPGFDFLQVVTASRVGSLVTTGIGPIVLASIFLQLFAGAKIINIDLTNPDQRALFHGTQKLLAIILAFLEAAIFVIFARLSLTPLFPFLGESIIISGGIEKIYAPYTTLLVILQIALGSIILLFLDEVVSRYGFGSGISLFIAAGVSFSIISGIIFLFTGPGGVIEDLAAGGANAIAAVLLDLVPLFFTLLIFAVVIYAEGMKVEIPLAFERAKGLGGRFPIKFLYISNIPVILASALLLNIQFFSLSLKDVSLMVGDFNVAHLIGYVDSSGRLTDGLLYFLSPIYVSHQIDVFTFLSSMLETSTPIFGIPQIVHVITYLVFLITLCIIFGLFWVETTNMGPKEVAAQLDKSGLQIPGFRRDPRIVEKVLERYIPTITILGSAFVGLLAGLADLTGALGTGTGILLTVGILYRLYEDLRSKQVFETSSLLSMLARE from the coding sequence ATGTCAAGCCTCGATTTTCTCAAACCAATTGTCTCAAAGCTTCCAGAAGTTCGCCCGCCACGCTATCCCCCGACAATAAAGGAAAGGTTTGCTTGGACAGGCATTGCACTAATAACTTTTTTTGTAATGTACAACATTTCTGCTGTTGGAGTACGTGCCGGGGCACCGGGTTTTGACTTTCTCCAAGTAGTAACGGCCTCCAGAGTAGGCTCATTGGTAACGACCGGAATAGGTCCAATCGTTCTTGCAAGCATTTTTCTCCAGCTTTTTGCGGGCGCAAAGATAATTAATATAGATTTAACCAATCCGGATCAGCGCGCCCTTTTTCACGGAACGCAGAAGCTTCTTGCAATAATACTTGCTTTTCTAGAAGCCGCAATCTTCGTTATCTTTGCTAGGCTATCGCTGACTCCCTTATTTCCCTTCCTGGGCGAAAGTATCATTATCAGCGGCGGGATAGAGAAGATTTATGCTCCGTATACTACTCTTCTTGTAATTCTACAGATAGCTCTCGGTTCAATAATACTCCTGTTTCTAGATGAGGTAGTTTCAAGATACGGATTTGGCTCAGGAATCTCACTCTTCATAGCTGCAGGCGTATCCTTTTCAATAATCTCAGGCATCATATTCTTATTCACTGGACCGGGAGGAGTTATAGAGGACCTTGCTGCAGGAGGAGCGAACGCCATAGCTGCCGTTCTCCTTGATCTTGTCCCTCTTTTCTTTACCCTCCTTATTTTTGCTGTTGTGATATATGCAGAAGGAATGAAGGTTGAAATTCCACTTGCTTTTGAAAGAGCAAAGGGTCTTGGTGGAAGGTTTCCAATAAAGTTTTTATATATCTCTAACATTCCCGTTATACTTGCCTCTGCTCTACTTCTTAATATCCAATTTTTTTCTCTTTCGCTCAAAGACGTTTCACTCATGGTTGGGGATTTTAATGTTGCTCACCTAATTGGTTATGTGGATTCATCTGGGAGACTTACTGATGGGTTGTTATACTTTCTTTCCCCAATTTATGTAAGCCATCAAATAGATGTTTTTACATTTCTCTCCTCTATGCTTGAAACATCAACTCCAATATTTGGGATCCCTCAAATCGTTCACGTGATAACTTATCTTGTATTTCTTATTACGCTTTGCATAATATTCGGATTATTTTGGGTTGAGACTACTAATATGGGTCCAAAAGAGGTGGCAGCCCAATTAGACAAATCAGGCTTACAAATCCCTGGATTTAGGCGCGATCCAAGAATAGTTGAAAAGGTGCTTGAACGTTATATTCCAACAATTACGATACTTGGAAGTGCATTCGTAGGGCTCCTTGCTGGTCTTGCTGACCTTACCGGAGCACTCGGAACTGGAACTGGAATTCTTCTTACAGTAGGTATCCTTTACAGGTTATATGAAGATTTACGCTCCAAACAAGTTTTTGAAACGAGTTCACTATTATCTATGCTTGCTAGAGAGTGA
- a CDS encoding 50S ribosomal protein L19e, whose translation MTMKTAKRIASDILGVGISSIRIKPESIKKVSEALTREDIRSLIKDGSIYRLPRKGVCRIRAKKKHTQIKKGRRRGLGSRKGKQTAREMKKRKWILLIRAERKYLRNLLLKKQITNKTYRKVYLMAKGGFFSRGRSQILQYLKDNSLLTKV comes from the coding sequence ATGACAATGAAAACCGCAAAAAGGATTGCCTCGGATATTCTTGGCGTTGGTATATCGTCTATTAGAATAAAGCCGGAATCCATAAAAAAAGTTTCAGAAGCATTAACCCGAGAGGATATTCGCTCATTGATAAAGGACGGCTCTATATACCGCCTCCCACGAAAGGGAGTTTGCAGAATAAGGGCAAAGAAAAAGCACACCCAAATAAAAAAAGGTAGAAGAAGAGGACTAGGTTCCCGAAAAGGTAAGCAGACAGCCAGAGAAATGAAGAAAAGGAAATGGATACTCCTTATTAGGGCAGAAAGAAAATATCTGCGCAATCTTCTGTTAAAGAAACAGATAACTAACAAGACTTATCGGAAAGTATATCTTATGGCAAAGGGGGGTTTCTTCTCTCGTGGCAGATCTCAAATTCTTCAATATTTGAAAGATAATTCATTGTTAACTAAGGTGTAA
- the yciH gene encoding stress response translation initiation inhibitor YciH: protein MALCPKCGLPTEICACSILEKEEVARIRIYSTKKRFKKLVTIIEGLEKSKMHEAAKKLKKSLACGGTEKEGMIILQGNHEERAAEILEQMGYPKESIRKEGFKG from the coding sequence ATGGCGCTGTGTCCCAAGTGTGGCTTGCCAACTGAAATATGTGCATGCAGTATCCTTGAAAAAGAAGAAGTTGCTCGCATTCGCATATACTCAACTAAAAAGAGATTCAAGAAACTTGTAACGATAATAGAAGGTTTAGAAAAAAGTAAGATGCACGAAGCTGCAAAAAAACTAAAAAAAAGCCTTGCATGTGGGGGAACAGAAAAAGAGGGCATGATAATTCTTCAGGGAAATCATGAAGAAAGGGCTGCAGAAATTTTAGAGCAGATGGGGTATCCAAAAGAAAGCATAAGAAAAGAAGGTTTCAAAGGGTAG
- the rplX gene encoding 50S ribosomal protein L24 produces the protein MGSTRARKSRKAMLNAPLHKKRALLHAGLSEDLAKKLGTRRRTIPVRKGDTIKILSGSRADTVGKVISVDVKNTAVYVEGITKKNSRGIEKLVPLHPSSLQIIDGDFSGWRKKIIER, from the coding sequence ATGGGCAGCACACGAGCAAGAAAATCACGAAAAGCAATGTTGAATGCCCCACTACATAAAAAAAGGGCGCTTTTGCATGCAGGTTTGTCAGAAGATCTTGCAAAAAAACTTGGCACGCGCAGAAGAACAATCCCTGTTCGTAAGGGAGATACGATTAAAATTCTTTCAGGTTCCAGAGCAGATACAGTCGGCAAAGTCATCTCAGTAGATGTAAAAAATACTGCAGTCTATGTGGAAGGTATAACCAAAAAAAATTCTCGAGGGATTGAAAAACTAGTTCCGCTTCATCCTTCATCTCTCCAGATAATAGATGGGGATTTTTCAGGATGGAGAAAGAAGATAATTGAGCGATAA
- the rpsQ gene encoding 30S ribosomal protein S17 gives MVSKKPISIRGHTVVGQVVSDKMKKTVIVKRNLVKYIPKYMRYVRSTSRIPAHNPEHINAKLGDIVRIGQCRKISKTKAWVVMEVLSTKQQGRVEKKLRE, from the coding sequence ATGGTATCAAAAAAGCCAATATCAATACGCGGTCATACCGTAGTGGGACAGGTGGTTTCAGACAAGATGAAGAAAACGGTCATTGTAAAGAGGAACCTCGTTAAGTATATCCCAAAATATATGCGTTATGTGCGCTCAACTTCACGAATTCCTGCCCATAACCCCGAGCATATAAATGCAAAACTGGGAGATATCGTAAGGATAGGTCAGTGTAGGAAAATTTCAAAAACAAAGGCTTGGGTAGTTATGGAAGTTCTATCAACAAAGCAACAGGGAAGAGTTGAAAAAAAACTTAGAGAATAG
- a CDS encoding 30S ribosomal protein S8: protein MVNDTLADALNTIKISDRVGRKECRVLPSKMVRETLKILQAQHYIGDFEFEDAGRKSRFLVKLLGRINDCGVIKPRFAVKKTQWSFWEQRYIPGEGFGLLIVSTPQGLMTNISAKEKNIGGRLIAYVY from the coding sequence GTGGTAAATGATACTCTTGCAGATGCCCTCAATACTATAAAAATATCAGACAGAGTGGGACGGAAGGAATGTAGGGTCCTCCCCTCAAAGATGGTAAGGGAAACTCTCAAAATACTTCAGGCTCAACACTATATCGGAGACTTCGAGTTTGAAGACGCAGGGAGAAAAAGCCGCTTCTTGGTAAAACTTCTTGGAAGAATAAACGATTGTGGCGTCATAAAGCCACGCTTTGCTGTTAAAAAAACACAATGGAGCTTTTGGGAGCAGAGATATATTCCAGGAGAAGGTTTTGGGCTTCTTATAGTCTCAACCCCACAAGGACTGATGACAAATATAAGTGCAAAAGAAAAAAATATCGGAGGCAGGCTGATAGCTTACGTATATTAA